The genomic segment TATGCATTCATATCATCATAGAACATTTTTAGGAAACGAGGATTCTCATCCGAAGTGGCACTGTGATAAATATGCTTCACCGCATCCAAACGGAATCCGTCAATTCCCCTGTCTATCCATTTTTTTGCAGCAGCGGATATTGCTTTATATGCCGGAGAGTCGGCTGCATCGTCAATAGCACCGTAATTAAGGTCGGCAAACCAATCCGTTTGGAAATGAGAATGAAAATACCATGCTTCAACCGATGCAAACAGAATGTCCTCAGGAGTCGTATTACTCAAAGTAAAAGCCTTCCCCAACTGTATTTTACTGGCTTTGGACGGAGCACCATACTTCGTTCCATTGTCCCATGAAGTATTACTTGTCCGGATTAAAAAGCCCCAATCCGTATCAAGATCAACCGTTAACTCATACTTATTATTATCTTTCGCATAGAATTTCTTGCAAATGCCTTCACCATAATACAAATACTTGGCACCTTGCGTGGCTACGTCTGCATTATCCACATCTGGTGTATCCCCTTCTGTAACTGTTATTGTGGGGCTTGCAGCATTAGACCAGTCGAGTACAAACTTATAACATCCTTTCATGGCATCACCTATACCGGCCGAAAACCATTCGCCTGCATTATATCCCATAGAACTTTCCCGCTTTATCATCGGAATCTTACCGGCAGTAATATCTGATTTCGGGTCTTGTGAGAAGATGTAATAGTCACGGTAAGTATTATCCGGAGAGGTCTTAGCTTCCTTAAACCAAGGATGGGCACTCCCCGTATGATTCATCACATAATCCAGATAAATTTTAATACCGAGATTATGGGCTTTAGCAACCAACTCTTCAAAATCGGCCATTGTTCCATATTGCGGATTCAGCCCCGAATAGTCTGTCACATCATATCCATGATATGACATAGCCGGATGAATAGGCGATAGCCAGATGGCCTTTATTCCTAAATCAGCGAGGTAATCCAGTTTTGTAATAAGCCCTCTGATATCTCCGCATTTATCACCGTCACTGTCTGCGAAAGAGTATACCAGCAACTGATAAGATATATCCGCTCGCTTTTCACCATCCCAGTTGGCGGAAGATGCCGTAACATCTATCCAACTATCGTCGTCATTGCCATTTCCACCACCAACTTCATCATCACTACATGCAATGAAGCAAAAAGGAATTATCCAAAACAAAAAAAGAAGAAGTAATTTTACTTTTTTCATATCATTAGATTTTTCTATTTGAAACTAATCTCAAAAAGAAGAAAAGAGGCTACAACGAAGATTTACCCATTGTAGCCTCACTTTCTTTTTATTTTTAAGGCCTATTGTATACTACCGGTATTCGTTCTAAAATCAAGACTAACCGTTTTACCGATTGTTACAGGAACACGAGGTTCCTGATCACCACCCTTGCCACGATATTCAATTTTATCATCTCTTACCACCAGCTCAGACTGCCACCAATCAACGCCTTGTACTCCTGTGGCTACATAAATACGTAAGTCACCGTCTCCGGCTGTTACGGCCTCATAAGTAGCGCCATCTGCCGCTAAAGCGAAAGCAACTTCTAAATCATTTGGTCTACCCGCGCCAGCATCTGCCCATCCACCGGCACAAGCACCTCTTAAGAAGAGTTTCGGCTCAGCAAGAATAACTTTTCTGTTTACAGATTTCTTGTCTGCAGAAAGAGTACAAGATACAATTACCAAATAATATCCTGTATCAGCAACTTTTAAATTAGAACCACCGGCCGGATATTCACCATAACCTTTAGGATCCTCATTTTCAGCTCCGAAGTTATCACCGGTACTCCAACTCTTTTCATTATTGAATTTCATTCCGTTACCTGCCTGCAAATAATAGATGCCCCAGAACATTCCGTCATGACTATGAACAGGTATCATCTCAGGAGCTGTACTCCAATCCTGCGGCCATCCCCAAGCATCACCATTTACAAACATTTTTTCGGGCAATGTAGCAGATGATGTATCTTCAGCTGTACAAACAGCTTTTGCAGAGAAGCGACCGGTACGCAAATCCAGTTTTAAGGTTACGGTATAAACGCCAGCTTTACCCACCTGAAAGTTTGCTCCACCACCTTTACACTCACTAAAAGCTTCGGATATCGCAGATGCATTATCACCATTATATCCCATATTAGTGTGAAGTTTAACCTTACCTCCTTGATAAGGGAATTCAAGCCCCCAATCACCTGAATAACGGAAC from the Bacteroides eggerthii genome contains:
- a CDS encoding alpha-amylase family glycosyl hydrolase translates to MKKVKLLLLFLFWIIPFCFIACSDDEVGGGNGNDDDSWIDVTASSANWDGEKRADISYQLLVYSFADSDGDKCGDIRGLITKLDYLADLGIKAIWLSPIHPAMSYHGYDVTDYSGLNPQYGTMADFEELVAKAHNLGIKIYLDYVMNHTGSAHPWFKEAKTSPDNTYRDYYIFSQDPKSDITAGKIPMIKRESSMGYNAGEWFSAGIGDAMKGCYKFVLDWSNAASPTITVTEGDTPDVDNADVATQGAKYLYYGEGICKKFYAKDNNKYELTVDLDTDWGFLIRTSNTSWDNGTKYGAPSKASKIQLGKAFTLSNTTPEDILFASVEAWYFHSHFQTDWFADLNYGAIDDAADSPAYKAISAAAKKWIDRGIDGFRLDAVKHIYHSATSDENPRFLKMFYDDMNAYYKAKGHTDDIYIVGEVLSGSDEVAPYYQGLPALFEFDFWYKLDWAIANSTGCYFAKDILSFQQKYARYRTDYIEATKLSNHDEDRTASKLGKSEAKCKLAAVVLLTAPGEPYIYYGEELGIYGTKEKADEYVRSPMLWGDNYTTSYTDKIDATVASNIKSVTEQKENANSLLNTYISFIRLRNTYPSLAQGIMTKHAVYNESNEKYKSIAAWYMTKDNEKMLVLHNFGNASVELSLTDNIEKTVGVSGTVQVKDGDDTSIRLGGYSSVVYKIAQ
- a CDS encoding SusF/SusE family outer membrane protein; the protein is MKKIFQYMTTLLLLLVVGTSCEEGNDNWRIITDAQPGAYITGDATIYSATATSSQLVAAPLDGAPEGTNVVGIYTWLKSSGSFTILNVDEEGNEVNYGKGDVVASTPAETVTLAAGGTPFTVVEDGLYYVAMNKTDNQLTIIPAKFGIIGDATPLQWNGETAMQASYNETQAAVEYSISDVILDKKEMKFRYSGDWGLEFPYQGGKVKLHTNMGYNGDNASAISEAFSECKGGGANFQVGKAGVYTVTLKLDLRTGRFSAKAVCTAEDTSSATLPEKMFVNGDAWGWPQDWSTAPEMIPVHSHDGMFWGIYYLQAGNGMKFNNEKSWSTGDNFGAENEDPKGYGEYPAGGSNLKVADTGYYLVIVSCTLSADKKSVNRKVILAEPKLFLRGACAGGWADAGAGRPNDLEVAFALAADGATYEAVTAGDGDLRIYVATGVQGVDWWQSELVVRDDKIEYRGKGGDQEPRVPVTIGKTVSLDFRTNTGSIQ